A stretch of the Capsicum annuum cultivar UCD-10X-F1 chromosome 8, UCD10Xv1.1, whole genome shotgun sequence genome encodes the following:
- the LOC107879909 gene encoding transcription factor bHLH18, with translation MEYYGFNQQWPIGSFDELSAISIAASFGENTLHDSFIYHDQPILGHKRPIELSQTVEERPLKNPKTSHSWNNNNNSYHENDQMLSSQSVASPNYSHLINSNNLSNQQDVTMKPKEETTLSSSSITFAADHHNNMVCHQDSFANQNYMFKANNSCQGANKSVSTNNGKLTHAQDHIIAERKRREKLSQRFIALSALIPGLKKMDKASVLGDAIKYLKQLQERVKTLEEQTKKKSVESVVFMKKYELYGDGENSSSDENNSIGTQQMDEALPEIEARICEKDVLIRIHCEKRKGIVEKTVTEIEKLHLSIINTCALTFGTCALDITIIAQMDEEFAMTVKDLVKNLHTALKMVI, from the exons ATGGAATATTATGGCTTTAATCAACAATGGCCTATTGGTTCATTTGATGAGCTTAGTGCTATATCTATAGCTGCTTCATTTGGTGAGAATACTTTGCATGATTCATTCATCTATCATGATCAGCCAATACTAGGCCATAAAAGGCCTATAGAATTGTCCCAAACTGTTGAAGAAAGGCCACTAAAGAATCCCAAAACAAGTCACAGCTGGAACAATAATAACAATTCCTATCATGAAAATGACCAAATGTTGAGCTCACAATCTGTGGCTTCTCCCAATTACTCCCATTTAATCAACTCAAATAATTTGAGTAACCAACAAGATGTGACAATGAAGCCCAAAGAGGAAACAACTTTGTCATCCAGCAGTATAACTTTTGCTGCTGATCATCACAACAATATGGTTTGTCATCAAGATTCTTTTGCCAATCAGAATTACATGTTTAAGGCGAATAATTCATGCCAAGGTGCTAATAAGAGTGTTAGCACTAATAATGGGAAACTAACACACGCTCAAGATCACATCATTGCTGAGAGGAAAAGACGCGAAAAACTCAGCCAAAGATTCATTGCTTTATCTGCCCTAATTCCTGGACTAAAAAAG ATGGACAAGGCTTCAGTTCTTGGAGATGCAATAAAATACTTGAAACAACTCCAAGAGAGAGTGAAGACACTTGAGGAGCAAACAAAGAAAAAATCTGTAGAATCTGTTGTATTTATGAAGAAATATGAACTTTATGGAGATGGTGAAAATTCTTCATCAGATGAAAACAACTCAATTGGTACTCAACAAATGGATGAGGCACTCCCAGAAATTGAAGCAAGAATATGTGAGAAGGATGTATTAATTAGAATCCACTGTGAGAAAAGGAAAGGAATTGTTGAGAAAACAGTTACTGAAATTGAAAAACTTCATCTATCAATCATCAACACATGTGCCTTGACTTTTGGAACTTGTGCTCTTGACATTACTATAATTGCTCAG ATGGATGAGGAATTTGCAATGACAGTAAAGGATCTTGTCAAGAATTTGCACACAGCTCTCAAAATGGTTATATGA